The nucleotide window TTCCAGCATCATGCCCAGCTTCCCCTTAGGAAAACCGTTACGCTGGAACCATTCCAGATAACTGACCGGCAGGTCACACAAAACCACATCTTTATACTTCCCAAAGGGCATCTTCATGGTCACCAGCTGTTGCAATATCTCCGGGTTAGGTTGTGTCATCTCCATAAAAAATCACTTAAAATGGGGCAAGTTAAAACTATCACCCGTATTTACCATTCTTCTTTACGCCCAATATTTTTATATTGTTAAAAAATATCCTGCTATGAAATTGTACTGTATGCTTTTATGCCTGTTAATGGCTACAGCCTGTGTGCAACCCGGAGGCAGAAGCAGCCTCACCAATCCCAACATTCAGGTAGTAAATGGAATGTTTGCCGCATTCAATGAACATGATTGGCAAAAGATGGCCTCCTATTATGCTGATTCAGCACTGTTCCTCGACCCCGCCTACGGACACGAACCAGTTATACTTACCCGCCGGCAGATGGTAGAGAAATACCAGGAACTGCATAAAATACTCCCGGATGTACAGGATGAAGTAAAAGAAATCTATGCCGATAAAAACCACATCATTGTTGAATTTATATCAAGCGCTACCGGCCAGGATAGCAAAAAATGGCAGTTACCCCTCTGTGTGGTTTTTACCATAGAGCATGGCAAGATCATCAGTGACCGTACCTACTACGACCAGGAATAAACAACTATCAACGTTTCAACAAGCCTCCGTTCTGCAGCGCGTCTGCCACCTTTTTAGCATACGCAGCAGCAAAGGATTCCAGGCTGTTGGGGTTGTAGGTTTCTGACTGACCGGACCATACCAGTTTTCCGTTCTGGCCCAGGTCATACAGATTGCTTTCCATGAAGTAGATTTTGTCGGTGGTATAGTATCCCGGCGAATATACCGAGTTGTACATATAACCGTAGTATCCCCAGAAATTGCCGTACCAGCCGTATGCAGGATAGGGTGCATACATTACTGTGCCCGGTACATACCGGGTTTCGGATTCCTTATTGACAAGGGATACGGTCAGCACCGCATGAAAACCAGCCGCTTCAATTTTGCCTGAAGCTGCTTTTATGGACTCTTCCTTTTTAGGGTCAAAGTTAGGAGGAAACAGGTCCGTGCTTTTACCGGCCGCCACCCCATGAGCCTGCAGCTGGGTAGCCAGTTTGTTTTCCACGATTCCACGGGCAGTAAGGTTGGAGCTCAGGCCCGCTACCAGGATATTATGATAACCACCAGACTGGGCAGAAGGATCCTTCCAGGTACCAGTCATGTGTACGCTTGTGCCGCAAGCTACCAACAGCAGCAAACCCAGCAGCATCCAACATCTCTGCAGGCCTCGGCTTAAAGTTGCAATTTGTGTACGCATAAACTTTTTTTTAACAATAACTGGCAAAAAGGCTTATTATCTATATAGGTAACACCCACAAACTCAAAATGTTTAGGTCAAAATGGGTACATATAGCCGTGAACGTGAATTAATTATGCGTAATTGCTCACCATTTTATCGCAGAATAAAACGTACATTTATAACCTAGTGACCGCTATACAATATGTATAAGAATAATGGAGAACTGAAAACACTGTTGTTGGTAGACGATGATCAGGACGACCAAGAGCTGTTTAAGTTGGCACTGGCAGAACTCAATCATCCGATACTCTGTTTTACAGCAGGCAATGGCCAGGAAGCACTGGACCAGCTATGTACCCGTGCTTACCGCCCAGACCTGATTTTCCTGGACCTGAACATGCCATTGATGAATGGTATTGTGTTTCTGGAAAGGATCAAAGACATAGAACACCTGAAAGACATCCCGGTGATCATTTACAGCACCAGCGATGAACCCCGCGAGATGTCTACCGCCCGCTCTATGGGCGCGGTAGATTATATCATTAAACCAGCCCGGTTTAATGAGCTGTGTAAACTTTTACAGGTAGTGTTAACCAGGGGAGCAACGACCCCATTTCAGCAAGACTAGGCTTCCTGCCGGCAGGCAAAGGCCACCCGATAAAATTCATATCCTTCCTCCTTCTCTCTTCCCTCCAGATAAAGTGCTCGGTATTCATCAGCTCCCAGGTCTTTCATCAATGTAAAGCCATACTGTTTTAAATAAGCACTGAGTGCTTCCGGCTCAAAACCAAAGGTCCATTTCTCTTCCAGGCCCGCCACATCATTTAGCAGTTTTTCTGCCCCTATAAAAGAGGTCGGGTTTTTCAGCACGTCCAGGTGGACGTAAGTAAATATCACATGGGAACCTGCCGCAAAACGTTGCAGAAAGGCAAACGTGTTGTTGATGGCTTCAGCGGTGAGATAGTTGGTCACACCCTCCCAAATAACCGCAGTAGGCAATGAAAAGTCGAAATGATGCTGTGCACTCAGCTGGTCGAGGCTCTGGCGGTTGAAGTCAATCTGGTAATACCGGATATGTTTGGGTATATGCAGCTGACTCAACCTCGATAGTTTATACTTTGCCGTATTGGGATGATCGATCTCTATTACCGGGATATTGTGTAAAAAAGGTAATCGCAGGCCGCGGGTATCGAATCCGGCTCCCAATATCATCACCTGCTTTGCTCCTTTGCGGACAGCTTCTTCCAGCAGTTCGTCGATAAGCCGGGTACGGGCGATGCCGGAAGTATAGGCGCCGGGAATTTTTTTATGAATAATGTTTTCAGCCATACTGCGAAAAGCCCGCAGGTGACTTAATCTGGCAGCTATCCTCAATCCGGCAGGCAGAAAAAGATGCGCATATTTATCAGTGAATAATCTGCTGGTTTTGGAACGGGTTGTTTCCATTGCACGGAATAACGCCATATACTGGGCTGTTTTACTCGTGGCAGTAGCCTTCATAGTGTTGTGTCTTTTTTGGGAGAAAGACAATTTACATAATCGGGCCCAATTTTCACAACCTTATTTTAGGGAGATGCGATCATAGGGTATATAGTTCTCCCATTCCCATGGCGTGTATACGTCACCGATAGCAGTAGCCAGCAGCTCTCTGAAAATACTTTCCCCGTTGTCACTATTAGTCATGATGGCAATAGCGATCTGTTTATCCGGGAAAGCGATGGTATAATGCCCCCATCCTTCGCTATGGCCTTCCTTAAAAAATGCGATCCCATATGGGGTTTTGAGCAAGCCGATGCCAAGGCCGTAAAAGATGGTAGTAGTAGCAGGTGTTTTATCATATACCCAGGCGTCGTTACCAAATTGTTTTTTGGATAGTACAGCTATCTGCGGCCGCCGCATTTCTGTTATGCTTTTACTGCTCAGCCCCTCGCCGGTGAGCATGGCAGTAATAAAGCGGTCCCAATCGGTGATGCTGGTATACAGGGAGCCTGCAGCGTGCGGACTGGTCCGCTGATCAAACTCGTATGGATGTTGCAGGCTGTCATGTCCCAGGCAATGCCTGTCATTAAAGACCGCCTGCCAGATATAGCTGCTGCGGTCCATCCCTAATGGTTTAAACACTTCTTCCCGGGCGATGGTCTCATAACTTTTGCCGGTGAGCTGTTCCAGTACAAACTGCAGGAGATAGAGCCCTTCCCCGGAGTAACCATAGAGGGTACCGGGATCTGATTTGATATGCAGTTTGCCGTCCAGCTCAAAGCCACGGTAGTTGGGAAAGCCGGTAGTATGATCGAGGCACATGCGGGCGGTGATAGACTCGTATCTTTTATCATTGCGGATATCCTGATAACCTCTTGTTTTTTTGGTGAAGACATAATCTGGTAAAGGTTTAGGAAGATATTTCACCAGTGGTGTATCCAGATCAATAATATGCCGTTCAGCGAGTTTCATCACGCAATAGGCAAATACAGCCTTGCTATAGGAACAGGCCCAGAAGATAGTACTGGTGTCCATTGGGATGCTTTTGGATTTATCTGCAAAGCCAAAAGCCCTGACATATACCGGTTTGTTTTTATTGAAGACGGATACAGTCATGCCGGTCACCTGTGCGGTATCTATGAGTTGCCGGATTCGGGTGGTGAGGGAGTCTGCGGAGATGGTAGTGTTATTGATACGCTGGATACGTTGCCCCTGGGTATGACCGCAGAACAGGAGGACAATCAGCAGCGTAGCGAGTAGTGCTTTCATTATAACGTGTTTTTGCTGACGAGGAGAGCAAAAACATGCCGAAAACATAAAGAATTGATTTAAAACAACTTAAACACAACCTACTCAGCTAAAAACGTCCGGAAATGGCCATCCTTGTGCGATCTCGTAATATGCTGCACAAAAAAACCGGTGTCCGCCGCGGGTGGTTTCATATTTTTTTGCGATTATTGCAATAATATCCATATTTTTAGAAAATATTCTAAATCGCACCGCGAAAATGAGCCACTCTTTAAATATTGACAAATTAGATTTGCAAATCATTTCGGAAATGTCAACTGATGCCGGCATCTCCTATGCAGAGCTGGGGAAAAAACTATTTGTTTCCGGGGGTACTATCCATGTACGTATCAAAAAGCTGCATGAAATGGGCGTTATCAAAGGTACCCGCCTGCAGGTGAACCTTCGGGCAATTGGTTACGACGTACTGGCTTTCATTGGCATCTACCTCGAGAAAAGTTCACTGTACGAAAGTGTAGCCAAACAGTTACTGAAGATCCCGCAGGTAGTACGGTTAAATTATACCACCGGCGCCTACAGCATGTTTGCAGAGATCATCTGTAAAGACAGTGCGGAACTGCGTAAGATCCTCCAGGATGATCTGCAGCATATCAAAGGGATAGAGCGTACCGAAACCATTATTTCCCTGGAAGAAAGCTTCTCCAGGCCAATCAATGTCAGCGAGGTGCTTTAAAGACTTTGTATTAGTATAAAAAGCCAGGCGGCCATCGACACTATGTCAATGGCCGCCTGACTTTTTATGTTCTTTTAACTGATGCCCAGCTTGCGGGTATCGCGGGTACCGGCATACAGTTCGTATTCAAGGAGACGGCAATCGAGGGTACTATTGTAGAATTCAATCCTGCGTTTGGCTTTAAGGCCTATTTTCTTTGCCAGGTCGAGATTACCGGTAAAAATGTAACCGTGGTAGCCTCCGCATTTTTGTTTCATGAAGTCACCAATACGGCTATACGTTTCTTCCAGTTCGGTGATTTCTCCGAGGCGCAAACCATATTCCGGGTTCATGAATACCACACCGCCGGCATCCGGTGGCACAGGAGTAGCAGCAAAATCGCAGACGGAGAAAGTGATCATATCGGCCACTCCGGCAGCTCTGGCGTTTTTACGGGCATTCTCTACGGCCTGGGGGCTCAGATCAGTAGCAATGATACGCAGTTCGGGCACTTCAACGATTTGTTTTTCCAGCCGGCCCCTCTCCTCGTGATAAACGTTTTCATCATAGCCCTGCAGGTGCATGAAAGCGTAATTGTTGCGAAAAAGGCCCGGGCGGCTGTTGGTGGCAATCAGGGCTGCTTCAATGGCCACGGTACCGGAGCCGCACATTGGGTTAATAAAAGGAGCTTTGCGATCCCAACGGGTAGCCAGGATAGTGGAGGCAGCCAGGGCTTCCAGCATGGGCGCCCGTCCGGGTATTTTGCGGTAGCCGTGACGGCCCAGAGAATCACCGGAGGTATCTATAAATATTTCTGCTTCTTCATTTTTCCAGAAAAGATGAATGACTGCACCGTTCAGCTCAGCCCCGGTAGAAGGTCTTGTGCCGGTTTTATCACGCATACAGTCTATCACCGCATCTTTCACACGCAGGTTGGCGAACATGCTGTTTTTAATAGTATCGTTCTGTACATTGCTGGTAATGGAGAAATAACCATCCGGATGCAGGAGTGTTTCCCAGGGAATTGCTTTGACCCGCGCATAGATTTCGTCGGCATCCCGGGCGTCAAATTTCCGGAGGCTGTATAAAACCTGGCTGGCACAGCGCAGGTTCAGATTAAGCCGGATACATTCATTGATAGAGGCAAACAGGCGTACACCCGTTACAAAAGTTTCTTCAACCTTAAAACCCAACTCGTTTACTTCCTGTTCCAGGTAAGGCGTCAGCCGCTTGTGGCAGGTGATGGTTACCGGTGCTTTCTTCGTGTATAAAGACGTCATCCGGCAAATGTACGGATTTAGGGATTTACGGATGGATTTAAAGAATTGCCCATCCGTAAATCCCTGTATGGTTAAATCTCGTTGGCTGCTGTGAGGATAACGGGTTCACCATCTGTAATAACGATGGTATGTTCATGCTGGGCTACAAAACCACCTCTATTACCAATCAGTGTCCAGCCGTCCTGAGCCTGGTTGGCATAATTGGAGCGGGTGGAAATAAATGTTTCCACAGCCACGACGCTGTCTTTGCGGAAACGCTCCTTATTACGGCGTTCGTAGCAGTTCAGGATATCTTCCGGTGCTTCGTGCAGGCTTCTGCCTACACCATGCCCTGCGAGATTGCGGATCACGGTGAAGCCTGCGCGTCCGGCTTCGTTTTCAATCAGTTTGCCGATATCGGCGATCTTCACGCCCCCTTTTATCTGATGAAGCGCTTTGTAGAGGATAGTGCGGGAAGCATCCACCAGTGGCTGATGCTGATGCAGGTCCTGCCCCAGTACAAAAGAGCCGCCGTTGTCTGACCAATAACCATCCAGCTCCGCAGACACGTCAATATTTACCAGATCTCCTTCCTGCAGGATCTTTGTTGCAGAAGGGATACCATGTGCGATCTCATTGTTTACGCTGATACAGGTCCAGCCTGGAAAACCGTATGTAAGTCTGGGAGCAGACTTTGCACCCAGCTTTTTTAATATTTCACCACCATACTCATCCACTTCTTTGGCAGACATTCCCGGCCTGGCATAGTACCTCATTTCCTTTAAAGTAGTAGCTACCGCCTCGCTCACTCTCTTCATTCCCTGTAAATCCGATTCTGATGTAATAGACATATCCACTGGTTTTGGTGTAGTTAAAGGTAGGGAAACCTCTGCAAAACATCAAATTGGCAAAGCTGTTTGTCTTTAGCAATCAATGTACTTCGCTGGTACATGATCCGTTAACCAAACATTGTTTGCAGACTTGTAGAACTTCACACCATCGCGGTGCATGCTGCCACTGCGTACAGTCAGTATTACCGGCAGTCCGCGCCGGGAGCCTACAGCCTGGGCTGTTTCCTTTAATTCGGACAAGTGTACATGATGGCGGCTCATCTTCAGCAACCCTTCCTTCCTGATAGATGACATAAATTTACTGACGGTGCCATGATAAAGATATTCCGGTGGCTCGGCCTCTTCCAGGTCCAGCGATACGTTGATGGAATGTCCCTGGTTGGCCCGGATACGGGTTTTATCTTCGTTGAAGGCAAACCGTTGTTTATCATTTTCTGCCACTACAATGGATAATTCCTCCAGTGTAAACTGTTGTCCTTTACGGCCCGCTTTAGCCATCAATTCCTGTACATCGGCCCATCCGTTGGCATCAAGTTTAAGACCAATGATTTCCGGGCTATGCCGGAGTATGAGACTAAGAAATTTGCTTATATTTTTTATTCTATTCGGATTCATGTTATGATAATTTGTCCCTTACTTCCATCAGTGCATAACCCAGCAGGTTTTGCCCTCTCCATCGCAAGGGATTTTCAATATGTTCGTGATCGGCTTTCATGCCAATGCCCCAGATAGCGTCTACAGGGCTGGCTTCTACCAGTACACGGTCTTTTGTGTTCAATAAAAATGTTTTCAGGTCTGCATGCTGTGAAAACTTCAGCAGGTTACCAGCGGCTACAATAGCTGATTTTTGCTGGTCCCATATCACGGGATCGAAACGGTGTACCTGCCTGCCGAGCTTTTTGGCGGCGGCGGGAGAACCGGCTTTTAGTATTTTCTCCAGTACTGCATCGTCTTTAAACAACCGGGCTTTTCCAGCCATCATCCAATGTTCGGCGGTAGGATACACGATGCCGTTTTCTTCGAAAGGCGCAGTCCACCACTGACTCAGGCAGCTTTGTGTGACGCGGCCATCCGGCGAAACCTGATGTCCCCAGAAAAAAAGGTATTTTATTTTTTCGTTTGCTTTATATTTTTTGATCAGCCATTGATTATCGTATAGCATATGACGTTATATTCTTTCTGAATGTATTAATGGTTTCCTGTTTTTCAGTGTTATCGTACACGGCAAAAACGATTTTGGAAAATGCGTGACGGAATCTGTCGTCGGCCTGCAGGAAGGAGGCAAACCAGGCTGCCACCTCTTCTTTGTTGTTACGGAACACGCCACATCCCCAGGCTCCGAGTATGAGTGTGGTCTGTTGATGTGCTATAGCCACAGACAACAACTTCTCCATCCTGGACAACATCACCGGTTTGATCCTGCCGATGTTCTGCGGTTCATTATCCTTTACCGCTCCGGCATTGACAGCAGGCGCTGTGATAACAGAGACGGTATAATAATCGTCCAACAGTGCATCCCTGTCGTTACGGAAAACGGGTACCAGCGGTGAGTATATCATATGGTCTGTGTAGAGGCAGGTACCACAGTTCCGGTTGGTCTGGTACATTTCACGTTGTGGCTCCAGACAACGATACAGGCCACTGGCTCTTGCCAGCGCTTCTTCCTGCGCATGTGCACCGCTCAGAAAGCCACCGCCTGGATTTTTGGCAGAGGCAAAGTTCAGGCAACATACATTATCCAGTTTTTCTTTTACCACCAGTCTGTAAGCAGCAGCGAAGGTACTTTCACCAGTCACCTCAATGGAGCAGTCATAATGGGGAGCTTTCCGGTCCCGTTCCATAAACACCTGCTCAAAGTCTTCCGGTCTGTATAATACGGAGTGATCTGCGGCATATTGCAGCGATTCTTCTATCACGACTTCTTTTCCTCCGGGGTTAGTATAGGAACCGTTGTTGAGGATATCCACTGTTTCCCAGGCTATTCTAGCCCTCTCCTGTTTTTTCATATGGTCTTCATTTTGCTCATCAGGTAATTGAAAGCGCAGAAGGGGTTATTGCTTCCTATGCTGATAAGGCGTTAATTTTTTGTTTACGTCAATCTGACGCAAAGTAAAACATTTTTATTTTAACAAACAACAATTTTTGCTGATACAGCGGAAATGGCGTTTCTCGTCAGTGACTTTCAGGATATTTATCATAAAGCTTATTATTGCTGTCATAAATTTTCAAGTATTGATCTATGGACATTTCAACTATTGCTGTCAAACTGTTTCCTGCTTACGAAGATGTTTTTTATGACGAGCAGGAAATGCATCAAAAGCATTTCCTGCCTTTATGTTCTGTAATGTTTCCATCGGCGGGCATCGCAGAAGGCCAATGGCTGCACTTTGTTTCTGTAAAGGAATTGTACGATGGAAGAGTTGGAGAACAATCCCGTGCTCATCATACCCGGTATAGCCAGCCCGACACTTTTGCCTTTGATGTGATAGACGGCAAGTATAAATTTGATGCAGACTGGCGTTTTTTTGGTGATCACCGTCAGATTGAGCCTGGAGCTTATCAGGAGAATTACACTGACCATGAAATAGCATATAACATGAATGAGTCGATGTATGCGCTGAAAAAGGCCTACTATCAGCAATTCAGGAAATTGTACCAGGGCGACTTTAACCGGCCCGGGTTAATGGTAGAGGACATCAGAAGACTGGAAAGACTGAGAGCACTGAGCCCTGATGATCTGAAGCAGGACCCGATAGACAACTATCTGGTCGAAAGGCAACAACAAAAGAAAGGTCGTCTTTTTGACAACATATACCCAGACCTTTTTCCGGACGAGGGCGACGTAATAGCGCCTGTGGATGAAGCAGGCAATCCTTTTACTTTCATTGGCAACCTGGACGGATACCATTTCCAGCATCACGCACCGGAGAATATCTGTTTGTTTTACGATCAGACACTTCAAAAAGCAGTTGCTTGTCTGGGCAACAGCTGAGACAGCGCACACTAGCTTCCGGGGCAAGTTGGCACATGAAAGAACAATGCAGGCAGTTGTGGGTTATCTGTAAAGCGGGTATGCCTGCATAAGTCTAAAAACACATTTATGAGAGTATTAATTGTGCTTACTTCCCATGATACGCTGGGTAATACCGGCCACAAGACCGGTTTCTGGATAGAAGAATTTGCGGCACCTTACTACGCCCTGGCCGATGCGGGGGCAGAGGTTACCATTGCTTCTCCGAAGGGAGGCCAGCCACCGATAGACCCCAAGAGTGAGCTGCCTGATTTCCAGACGCCCGCCACCAAACGATTCAATGAAGATGAAACATTAAAGAATAAACTGGCACATACTGCCAGGTTAAATGAAGTCATGGCGGATGACTATGACGCCGTTTTTTATCCCGGCGGACATGGCCCGCTATGGGACCTTGCCGACGATCCGAATTCCATTGCATTGATAGAAGAATTTTACCGGCAAAACAAACCGGTAGCTTTTGTTTGTCATGCGCCTGGTGTCTTAAAAAAAGTAAAAGCCCCCAATGGCGCATCTATTGTGAAGGGCAAGGAAGTCACCGGTTTCAGCAATACAGAGGAAGAAGCGGTGCAGCTCACGAAGGTGGTACCTTTTCTGGTAGAAGATGTTTTAAAGCAAAACGGAGGCATTTACAGCAAAGAAAAAGACTGGCACTCCTATGCCATCAGAGATGGGCTGCTGATCACCGGACAGAACCCTGCTTCCTCTGAAGAAGTAGCAAGGATTCTCATTGAAATGCTGTCCTGATATTACAGATTACTTTCCGGATGGCCGACAATCCGGGTATTACCGCAACAGAAGCGCAGGAAATAGAAACGCTGGTCACTCCCCTGCTGAACCGGCTCAAAGCCGGATTTAAAAGCTGATGATCTACCTCTTTAAAAACTGCGGTAGCCCGCTATTACAGGGAAACCCCCATAATAATTTCACTTATTTTGGTGTTAATACAATGCGTAATCTATTATCCACCTAACGCCCCTGCTCTTTAGATGCAACAGAAAAATGTTCCGCTGACGACAGCCGATACGCAGCTGCTGCAGCAACTGGAGACCCTGAACCCACAGGCAGTGAACAGTCTTAAAAACATTTACCGGAAAATGATCTGTAGCGGTTATCTGGTAAAGATGGAGTTAACCCCAGATCAGCTGCTGCGTTATATCTTTGATGACGGCCAGAGTATAGTGGTATGTCCATTACTTCCGCCACAGCAAGTGCAGGAGGAGCCATCACACTCCCTGATAGCAGAAGGACTTTCCTATCAGCCCGTAGTACTTGAAATCATCAGCCATCCCCATAAGCCTGATTTATTGTTAGCAGCCCGCTACGACAACTATCCTGCGCAATTGCAGCACCAGACAATACTCACAGCCAACCTATCCAGGTTGCGGAAAGAAACCGGTCTGGTGGCCCTGGTATTTGCAGTGGAGTTATGTGCGTTGCTGATTACGGTCTATACCGGCAGTTTCAATACTTCCATTATACTGATGGGCTGGGCTCCGCCACTGTCCATAGCAGGTATTGGTTTGATCATGATGATGAAAAAGTACCGCAGCAGCCTGAAAAAGGCTATCCATCAAACTATCGTAAGTGGTATCGTGACAGAAAGATTCTCCGATGGGAGGCTAAGCTGGTACCGGATCGGGGAACTACTGTTTGAAAGCGGAGATGGTACACTGGCGGTTCCGGGGCAGCCTTTGCAGGTGGTATTTACAACGGACTCCCGTGGTTCGCAGGGAGCGGTTTTTCATACCACAAAAGATTCTTCCCGTTTTTAACAGGCTAGTCCTTATTTTCGTCGCATGATTAATGCGATAGATCAATCCGGCATACTGGCCATCTCTACCCGGCTGCAACGGCTGGGCGAACTGTTACGAAAAGACGGACAACAGATCTATAAAGCCCATGGCATTGACTTTGAGCCTAAATGGTTTCCCGTGATATACAGCCTCCATGCCAATGAGTCACTGAGCGTTGTAGAGATTGCCAACGAAATTGGCTATACGCATCCTTCCACCATCAGTCTTCTTAAAGAACTGGAAGCCAAAAAACTGGTCCGTTCCCGGAAAGACAAGACAGATACCCGCAAACGCATGATCAGCCTGACTGAAAAAGGACAGCAGCTGGTAACGCAAATGAAGCCGGTGTGGGACATCATTACTGCAGCGCTGAACGACCTTACCAATAGCACCCATAACATCATGAACGCTGTGAATGAAGTGGAAGCCCGTTTCAAGGAAAAGAGCTTCTTTGAAAGAGCGGAAGAAATAAGAAAAGAACAGGGCCGCCAGTAGCCATAAGGCATCCCCTTCATTTTAAAATCCAACCTGAAACCCCATTACATCGGTCCATCCACTGCTATCTTTTACCATTATACCCACGGTGCTAAAATACGGACCAATCAGTCTGAGCAGCTATTCCTAAGCCTTATGTTGGCCATGACTATTTTTCGCAGATTTTTTTTAATTTATGTAGTCAACTACATATATTTGTATAAACGTTCACAACATGGCTATTACATACAAACCAATAGGCGATACTTATTCCGAAGCGGTAATCAATCTGATTTTACCGATACAGCAGCAGGAGTTTAATGTAAACATCAATCTGGAGGCACAACAGGACCTGCTGGCTATAGAAAAACACTATCAGCAGACGGGAGGTGGTTTCTGGGGAGCGTTTGACGGGGACAAGCTGGTAGGCACCATTGCGCTGATAACGTATTCACCGGATGCCGGGGCCTTGCGTAAGATGTTTGTACGCCGGGAATACCGGGGCAAGGAGTTCGGTATTGCCGGTGCCCTGCTCGATACCCTGCTGGAACATGCATCCACCAAGGGTATCAGGGATATATACCTGGGTACGGTTAACTTCCTCCATGCCGCCAGACGCTTTTATGAGAAAAAAGGATTTGACGAGATAGCGGCAGACAGCCTTCCGGCTGCTTTCCCAAGGATGGCGGCAGACGACGTATTTTATCATCTGCATTGTTGACCAGAAAGCCGGGAACAGGGCCATTGCTGTTTCCGGCCTATTTTTAAAACTCCGGACAGGGGAAAAAATTATCCCCCATCGTATACCGTTGCCCGTTAATTCCCATCCTGCACTGCTACAAGCTTCCACCCTTTTCATGCTCCGTTTCCGCCATTGTCCGCATAAAAATATGTGGATTAAGTTCTGGCCTGAATAACAAAAGAGAACGTTTTTTGTAATATTAT belongs to Chitinophaga sp. HK235 and includes:
- a CDS encoding TIGR02452 family protein, which gives rise to MKKQERARIAWETVDILNNGSYTNPGGKEVVIEESLQYAADHSVLYRPEDFEQVFMERDRKAPHYDCSIEVTGESTFAAAYRLVVKEKLDNVCCLNFASAKNPGGGFLSGAHAQEEALARASGLYRCLEPQREMYQTNRNCGTCLYTDHMIYSPLVPVFRNDRDALLDDYYTVSVITAPAVNAGAVKDNEPQNIGRIKPVMLSRMEKLLSVAIAHQQTTLILGAWGCGVFRNNKEEVAAWFASFLQADDRFRHAFSKIVFAVYDNTEKQETINTFRKNITSYAIR
- a CDS encoding GNAT family N-acetyltransferase gives rise to the protein MAITYKPIGDTYSEAVINLILPIQQQEFNVNINLEAQQDLLAIEKHYQQTGGGFWGAFDGDKLVGTIALITYSPDAGALRKMFVRREYRGKEFGIAGALLDTLLEHASTKGIRDIYLGTVNFLHAARRFYEKKGFDEIAADSLPAAFPRMAADDVFYHLHC
- a CDS encoding type 1 glutamine amidotransferase domain-containing protein; protein product: MRVLIVLTSHDTLGNTGHKTGFWIEEFAAPYYALADAGAEVTIASPKGGQPPIDPKSELPDFQTPATKRFNEDETLKNKLAHTARLNEVMADDYDAVFYPGGHGPLWDLADDPNSIALIEEFYRQNKPVAFVCHAPGVLKKVKAPNGASIVKGKEVTGFSNTEEEAVQLTKVVPFLVEDVLKQNGGIYSKEKDWHSYAIRDGLLITGQNPASSEEVARILIEMLS
- a CDS encoding MarR family winged helix-turn-helix transcriptional regulator encodes the protein MINAIDQSGILAISTRLQRLGELLRKDGQQIYKAHGIDFEPKWFPVIYSLHANESLSVVEIANEIGYTHPSTISLLKELEAKKLVRSRKDKTDTRKRMISLTEKGQQLVTQMKPVWDIITAALNDLTNSTHNIMNAVNEVEARFKEKSFFERAEEIRKEQGRQ
- a CDS encoding NADAR family protein; the protein is MLYDNQWLIKKYKANEKIKYLFFWGHQVSPDGRVTQSCLSQWWTAPFEENGIVYPTAEHWMMAGKARLFKDDAVLEKILKAGSPAAAKKLGRQVHRFDPVIWDQQKSAIVAAGNLLKFSQHADLKTFLLNTKDRVLVEASPVDAIWGIGMKADHEHIENPLRWRGQNLLGYALMEVRDKLS